In Sporosarcina psychrophila, a genomic segment contains:
- a CDS encoding S1 family peptidase: MNSVIEKSIGRVSCNGDIGTAFLINDRLLLTAEHVVKENLQDSNKKIEIEFPNNFGKGIIFKARVITSDSSLDVAILELNTSLNHILGLKIDSSDIRYDDYWETYGFSVGKWNNGARLNGQVLRSHFNSEANAWDLDLMSEPELENYEGLSGSPIIINEVVKGIMLAELDGSLGAISIKKIKQFLHDAGIEDESSKNDMVLESLPSTPVTLDLEKLILENRQGFIILKGSPGSGKTTLTTSYVPDEEKIKVLGKYIIRDKLDKVPISYRASEIVFAEWLEVKLYHALHHSLPNKKDRLLHEWVAHITNLLHEISKLYEREDRIGVIMVDGIDELHLLNKMDSFFSLIPEKLPNNLVIFLACQNQDILPPHFQAQITDARTIKMVPISIEQCRHFILHKVSDLQLPLGVIDTIAEKSEGHPLYLRYLIEYTKQLNNCTEIIDWINQIPEFGGEIANYYELIWQSIKKEPHETWILATIARMRQGIEKNAIEKILPQEARYVFISIFPKIQHLLNDAEKVSIYHSSFANFITEKTLEMEQNIHSAIADFCIQNVEHYYSINNILFHLINSEDDKRIQSVNYCDQSWADRCANRHVDPDLLLQDLEQVLHVALNLGEFPKVIRLLLLSQRIKFRYNNIFAEYATELANTLISLGKPQEAMRYIMRESILIVRDEDALYFLYSFYNVNALEEAEQLFKVIRERWIYEMDRGTLTYGAVQFYFNSLSIKSSLDVNNPSLEFFKELRFLNEILRDEIQNKSEEAKLLIEKIVAYNKAFLIWKKDEYARIQELQQRGLPLNENYAAILCRILINLEHFEYWDKSSYNKETIEGLLHDINYVFEEYGCKDDDKQLILVSLTNMKFSNIDIVRDLIEHVQRTTTSVFSPQMQNGVDFNYESFYQHFDLWRYRGLIDQNENYPQIKEASKAKLEWEGYLTSIIEFTGYMMGRAWRAIMVDEEVRLVDISNTIEKVLLPRLVVPLKERVNWDRSYFLPESFYPLIYKEIVSFYIIYNQNQLPTFFEFIDTHCYDQLGLYSEGYRETMFAIIDEAINFGVQAKLVFPLIKKLEEHITFGIPNRWERSRDLLVITKLYANLGSDQRSKNSYQEMLNTSMGPAWYKEDQLMIIETSMMNLNHSGEVPMFLKEIAGHLDFASGEMTFQRHIRQQKEIFIGNLCAVGKVAEAIRYYKQATLSKSEEIIGSVESEQVDYPDRGKGYIFGACSLDEQSSILEILENTSNVNGLLKWAFCELFIIGDDRYLGRFSKIMAELLNEREVSGSRELQFLFSSLLKIMLSDMTEKIRSEFLSYLSKWLSKSNYTHLLSLIEKSNLHITEHSEGWNSEQYVPKEDVSFEEKEERNDLFFPGTFGKQAALIEQEIRYERAKEYLDIENYDLAKQAFIEGLRIVQDGAWNLWSGNVNNSVNDTFESLLKITSISELIQLMHELIIDEVYAADWLITNKLISLAGESLNTEESDEVFQVVLDHIQNMVRTPSEIKGKYNWIELGHKSNPNNIELTELFIWLLNHPSNNIKYRCSEILLGITKMEPNYYVPFLANYILHAEKGVSSELCAGILQNLCIENTSLISTFILNDMFFKKILEIDHFMIKYSFLEMIKIMSDESEEVNEFFNSLEKSFSLLVSNTPLIDESINLPIWLTPYQYIFDELLQEGVWNSIYYNELINNIIEKAQPLTPEELVRVDGYIGNSFRKKESNIIMEEIVLTEINRILSNRVSINKITAVANILRFYNPYFPSANLRLFHKPSLISIMETMPIDSTDIDRLTGEDGYDYLHYFELVYSSEERQYKHIEITGFLAHKEALKKRPFKRSEIAETILPKHMPHKESTNSSFNQMYRPAIYKIEPYSGLIGGGNTPAFIHQEIENLIGEVNTKDIIRECWIDGREWEINKRGLPLREGSRLLISKQKVSTLNSINWKLIWLVEYEDRLLLIDRDNREIFEI, from the coding sequence TTGAATAGTGTTATTGAAAAATCAATTGGAAGAGTCAGTTGTAATGGGGATATTGGTACAGCTTTTTTAATAAATGATCGACTGCTTCTAACAGCTGAACATGTGGTAAAAGAAAATTTACAAGATTCAAATAAAAAAATTGAAATAGAATTTCCGAATAATTTTGGAAAAGGAATAATTTTTAAAGCAAGAGTAATAACATCTGATTCTTCTTTAGATGTAGCAATACTTGAACTTAATACTTCTTTAAATCATATCTTAGGATTAAAAATAGATAGTTCTGATATTCGATATGATGATTATTGGGAAACATATGGATTTTCAGTAGGAAAGTGGAATAATGGTGCCAGATTAAATGGGCAAGTTTTAAGGTCACATTTTAATAGTGAAGCTAATGCTTGGGATTTAGATCTGATGTCAGAGCCAGAACTTGAAAATTACGAAGGTTTATCTGGTTCGCCAATCATTATTAACGAAGTCGTTAAAGGTATTATGTTAGCGGAACTTGATGGCTCTTTAGGAGCAATAAGTATTAAAAAGATAAAGCAATTTCTACATGATGCAGGCATTGAAGATGAATCAAGTAAAAACGATATGGTATTAGAATCGTTACCTAGTACACCTGTAACATTGGATTTAGAAAAACTTATTTTAGAAAATCGACAAGGTTTCATAATCTTAAAGGGAAGTCCTGGTTCTGGAAAAACTACGCTTACGACTTCTTATGTACCTGATGAGGAAAAAATAAAGGTTTTAGGGAAATATATAATTAGAGATAAATTAGATAAAGTCCCAATTTCCTACCGTGCCTCTGAAATAGTATTTGCGGAATGGTTAGAAGTTAAATTATATCATGCACTTCACCATAGTTTACCAAATAAAAAAGATCGCCTCTTGCATGAATGGGTTGCTCATATCACCAATTTATTACATGAAATTTCCAAATTATACGAAAGGGAAGATCGTATTGGAGTAATAATGGTTGATGGTATAGATGAGTTACACCTTTTAAATAAAATGGACTCGTTTTTTAGTTTAATACCAGAAAAGTTACCAAACAATTTGGTAATTTTTTTAGCATGCCAAAATCAGGATATTCTACCTCCCCATTTTCAAGCGCAAATAACAGATGCAAGAACAATAAAAATGGTTCCAATTTCTATTGAACAATGTCGCCATTTTATTTTACATAAAGTATCAGACTTACAGTTACCGTTGGGAGTAATAGACACTATTGCAGAAAAATCAGAAGGACATCCTCTTTATCTGAGATATTTAATTGAATATACAAAACAATTGAACAATTGTACTGAAATAATTGATTGGATTAACCAGATACCTGAATTTGGTGGTGAAATTGCGAATTACTATGAATTGATTTGGCAGAGTATTAAAAAAGAACCTCATGAAACTTGGATTTTGGCAACTATTGCGAGAATGAGACAAGGGATTGAGAAGAACGCGATAGAAAAAATATTACCACAGGAAGCCCGATATGTATTTATTTCAATTTTCCCTAAAATACAACATCTATTAAATGATGCAGAAAAGGTATCAATTTATCACTCTTCTTTCGCAAACTTCATTACAGAGAAAACACTTGAAATGGAACAAAACATACATTCAGCTATAGCCGACTTTTGTATACAAAATGTAGAACATTATTATTCTATTAACAATATACTATTCCATTTAATAAACTCTGAGGATGATAAACGAATACAGTCAGTTAATTATTGTGATCAGAGTTGGGCTGACCGTTGTGCGAATAGGCATGTAGATCCTGACCTGTTATTACAAGATTTAGAACAAGTACTACATGTTGCCTTGAATTTGGGTGAATTTCCCAAGGTAATTCGATTACTTTTACTATCTCAACGTATTAAATTTAGGTATAATAACATATTTGCTGAGTACGCAACAGAGTTAGCAAATACACTAATTTCTCTAGGAAAACCGCAAGAGGCAATGCGCTATATTATGCGTGAATCTATATTAATAGTTCGTGACGAAGATGCGCTCTATTTTTTATATAGTTTTTATAACGTTAATGCACTTGAAGAAGCTGAACAATTATTTAAGGTTATTCGAGAACGTTGGATTTATGAAATGGATAGAGGCACTTTGACTTATGGTGCTGTACAGTTTTATTTCAATTCATTAAGTATAAAATCAAGTTTAGATGTTAATAATCCTTCACTTGAATTTTTTAAAGAGTTACGATTTTTAAATGAGATTTTACGTGATGAAATTCAAAATAAGTCTGAGGAAGCCAAATTACTAATTGAAAAAATTGTAGCATATAATAAGGCATTTTTAATTTGGAAGAAAGATGAATATGCTCGAATACAAGAGTTACAACAGAGAGGACTTCCTCTAAATGAAAACTATGCTGCAATCTTATGCAGAATATTAATAAACCTGGAACACTTCGAGTATTGGGATAAATCATCTTACAATAAAGAAACGATTGAAGGACTTTTACACGACATAAATTATGTCTTTGAAGAGTATGGTTGTAAGGATGATGATAAGCAATTGATACTAGTTTCTTTAACGAATATGAAATTTAGTAATATAGATATTGTTAGAGACTTGATAGAACATGTACAAAGGACAACTACATCAGTCTTTTCACCACAGATGCAAAATGGGGTGGATTTTAATTACGAATCTTTCTATCAACATTTTGATTTGTGGAGATATAGAGGTTTGATTGATCAAAATGAAAATTATCCTCAAATAAAGGAAGCATCTAAAGCCAAATTAGAGTGGGAAGGTTATTTAACAAGCATAATTGAATTTACAGGTTATATGATGGGAAGAGCATGGCGTGCAATCATGGTTGATGAAGAAGTTAGACTTGTAGATATTTCTAATACTATTGAAAAAGTATTGTTACCAAGATTGGTAGTACCTTTAAAGGAAAGGGTTAATTGGGATAGAAGCTATTTCTTACCAGAATCTTTTTACCCTTTAATTTATAAAGAGATTGTATCTTTTTATATTATATATAATCAGAATCAACTGCCGACTTTTTTCGAATTCATAGACACTCATTGTTATGATCAATTAGGACTCTATTCCGAAGGTTACCGAGAAACAATGTTTGCGATTATTGACGAGGCTATAAATTTCGGAGTACAAGCGAAATTAGTTTTCCCTTTAATTAAGAAGCTAGAGGAACATATTACTTTTGGAATTCCAAATCGTTGGGAAAGATCAAGAGATCTACTTGTTATTACCAAGTTATATGCTAATTTAGGAAGCGATCAAAGATCAAAAAATTCCTATCAAGAAATGTTAAATACTTCAATGGGACCTGCTTGGTATAAAGAAGATCAGCTTATGATAATCGAAACCTCTATGATGAATTTGAATCATTCAGGTGAAGTGCCAATGTTTTTGAAAGAAATTGCAGGTCACCTTGATTTTGCTTCTGGAGAAATGACTTTCCAAAGACATATACGCCAGCAAAAAGAAATTTTTATTGGTAATTTATGTGCTGTAGGAAAAGTAGCTGAAGCCATTAGATACTATAAACAGGCCACTTTATCAAAATCGGAGGAAATAATTGGATCGGTAGAATCTGAACAAGTTGACTATCCAGATAGAGGAAAAGGTTATATTTTTGGTGCATGTTCATTAGATGAGCAAAGTAGTATTTTAGAGATTCTTGAAAATACCTCAAATGTAAATGGATTATTAAAATGGGCTTTTTGTGAATTATTTATTATTGGTGATGATAGGTATTTAGGGCGCTTTTCAAAAATTATGGCTGAATTACTTAATGAAAGAGAAGTAAGTGGCTCTAGAGAGCTGCAGTTTTTATTTAGTAGCTTACTTAAAATAATGCTTTCAGACATGACAGAGAAGATCAGGTCAGAGTTTTTATCTTATTTAAGTAAATGGCTATCAAAAAGTAATTATACTCATTTATTAAGTTTGATTGAAAAATCCAACTTACACATAACGGAACATTCAGAAGGATGGAATAGCGAACAATATGTACCAAAAGAGGATGTATCATTTGAGGAGAAAGAAGAAAGAAATGATTTATTTTTCCCAGGTACCTTTGGTAAACAAGCTGCTTTAATCGAGCAAGAAATTCGTTATGAACGAGCGAAGGAATATCTAGATATAGAAAATTATGACTTGGCAAAACAGGCATTTATAGAGGGACTTAGAATTGTTCAAGACGGTGCCTGGAATTTATGGAGTGGTAACGTTAATAACAGTGTTAATGATACATTTGAGAGTCTTTTAAAAATCACTAGTATTTCAGAGTTAATTCAATTAATGCATGAATTAATTATTGATGAAGTGTATGCAGCTGACTGGTTGATAACGAATAAACTAATTTCGCTTGCAGGGGAAAGTTTAAACACTGAGGAATCCGATGAAGTATTTCAAGTTGTCTTGGATCATATTCAAAATATGGTTAGAACTCCAAGTGAAATAAAGGGAAAATACAATTGGATAGAACTAGGCCATAAGAGTAATCCAAATAATATTGAGTTGACGGAGTTATTTATCTGGTTATTAAATCATCCTTCAAATAATATTAAGTATAGATGTTCAGAAATATTATTAGGAATAACTAAAATGGAGCCAAACTATTATGTTCCCTTTTTAGCAAATTATATATTACATGCGGAAAAAGGAGTATCATCTGAATTATGTGCAGGGATTTTACAAAACTTGTGTATAGAGAATACTAGTTTAATTTCAACTTTTATATTAAATGATATGTTCTTTAAGAAGATTTTAGAAATAGACCATTTTATGATTAAATATAGTTTTTTAGAGATGATAAAAATTATGTCTGATGAAAGTGAAGAAGTTAATGAATTTTTCAATTCTTTGGAAAAAAGTTTTTCACTGTTAGTATCTAACACACCACTTATAGATGAATCAATTAATTTACCTATATGGTTAACTCCATACCAGTATATTTTTGATGAATTATTACAAGAAGGTGTGTGGAATTCAATATATTATAATGAATTGATTAATAATATAATTGAAAAAGCACAACCTCTTACCCCTGAAGAATTAGTTAGAGTTGATGGCTATATTGGTAATAGTTTCAGAAAAAAAGAATCTAATATCATTATGGAGGAAATTGTATTAACAGAGATAAATAGAATACTTTCAAATAGAGTTAGTATAAATAAAATAACTGCTGTTGCAAATATCTTAAGATTTTATAATCCCTATTTCCCATCAGCAAATCTACGATTATTTCATAAGCCAAGTTTAATAAGTATTATGGAAACGATGCCCATTGATTCAACAGATATTGATAGATTAACAGGGGAAGATGGATATGATTATTTACATTATTTCGAGTTGGTTTATTCTTCTGAGGAAAGGCAATATAAACATATTGAAATAACAGGTTTCCTTGCTCATAAAGAGGCATTAAAGAAACGTCCTTTTAAAAGAAGTGAAATAGCCGAGACGATTCTTCCAAAACATATGCCGCACAAAGAATCAACTAATTCTAGCTTCAATCAGATGTATAGACCGGCCATTTATAAAATTGAACCATATTCAGGTCTCATAGGGGGGGGGAATACACCCGCTTTTATACATCAAGAAATTGAAAATTTAATAGGGGAAGTAAATACAAAGGATATTATTCGGGAATGCTGGATAGATGGGCGAGAATGGGAAATAAATAAAAGAGGTTTACCGTTACGAGAAGGGTCACGTCTTCTTATATCAAAACAAAAAGTAAGTACATTGAACTCTATAAATTGGAAGCTAATATGGTTAGTTGAGTATGAAGATAGGCTATTGCTCATTGATAGAGATAATAGAGAGATTTTCGAAATATAG
- the avs1c gene encoding AVAST type 1 anti-phage system protein Avs1c, which yields MNIQPMDTPKTRQEFERNFHLAAEQFIEGKTIVGNVPRLAEGLLKVRKLPNNRIDFLSVDETARLHVNMVSNFHDSIFDKA from the coding sequence ATGAATATTCAACCGATGGATACCCCAAAAACAAGGCAAGAATTTGAGAGGAATTTTCATTTAGCAGCAGAGCAATTTATAGAGGGTAAGACGATTGTAGGGAACGTACCAAGACTTGCTGAAGGGCTTCTAAAAGTAAGGAAATTACCTAATAATCGTATTGATTTTCTTAGTGTTGATGAAACAGCAAGATTACATGTAAACATGGTATCGAATTTTCATGATAGTATTTTTGATAAAGCTTAA
- a CDS encoding helix-turn-helix domain-containing protein yields MIRELKQKGWTISAIARETGFNRKTIRRLLKKVLSLI; encoded by the coding sequence ATGATAAGAGAATTGAAACAGAAAGGTTGGACGATTAGTGCAATCGCAAGGGAAACAGGATTTAATAGAAAAACTATCCGAAGGCTTCTCAAAAAGGTACTCTCTCTTATTTAA